A part of Terriglobales bacterium genomic DNA contains:
- a CDS encoding ABC transporter ATP-binding protein, with amino-acid sequence MTEPLLSVSLAARYREGSSVLNGLSLELNSGEILGLVGQSGCGKSTLALALLRLLHLKAGRATGKVQFSGRELMDLDEREMRELRGKEIALVLQSPIASLNPALRIGTQLAETWKAHRSGSADECRREVLKALASVMLPADDDFLSRRPSELSVGQAQRVLIAMAVMHHPLLLIADEPTSALDIITQSEILALFQRLSSDLGMAILYISHDLLSVATIANRIAVMHQGSIVECSTPREIFSSPQHAYTRALVSSLPVPPSWAAAVNPEASASPRVRAQAVGRR; translated from the coding sequence GTGACCGAGCCTCTTCTTTCAGTTTCGTTGGCTGCTCGTTATCGCGAAGGCAGTAGCGTGCTAAACGGATTGTCGCTAGAGCTCAATTCCGGAGAAATTCTAGGACTGGTGGGGCAGAGCGGCTGTGGGAAGAGCACCCTTGCGTTGGCGCTTCTTCGGCTGCTTCATCTGAAGGCCGGCAGGGCGACAGGCAAGGTTCAATTCAGCGGTCGTGAGCTGATGGACTTGGATGAGCGGGAAATGCGGGAGCTGCGCGGCAAAGAAATCGCCCTGGTGTTGCAGAGCCCCATCGCCTCGCTCAACCCTGCCCTTCGCATCGGCACACAGTTGGCCGAAACCTGGAAGGCGCATCGCAGCGGTTCGGCGGACGAATGCCGGCGTGAGGTGCTAAAGGCGCTGGCTAGCGTAATGCTGCCGGCAGACGATGACTTCTTGAGTCGTCGTCCATCCGAGCTTAGTGTGGGCCAGGCACAGAGGGTACTCATTGCCATGGCCGTAATGCATCACCCATTGCTGCTCATCGCTGATGAACCCACCAGCGCGCTGGACATCATTACGCAATCGGAAATCCTGGCACTCTTCCAGCGGCTCAGCAGCGACCTCGGCATGGCCATTCTCTATATCAGCCACGATCTTTTGTCAGTGGCTACCATCGCCAACCGCATTGCGGTGATGCATCAGGGAAGCATCGTAGAGTGCAGCACGCCGCGAGAAATCTTTTCCTCTCCCCAGCACGCTTACACCCGCGCCTTGGTATCGTCACTGCCGGTTCCGCCATCCTGGGCAGCAGCGGTGAACCCCGAGGCCAGCGCCTCGCCACGCGTACGAGCGCAGGCCGTTGGCCGTCGCTGA
- a CDS encoding TonB family protein produces MAMYLQFYGLREEPFGVTPDPQFLYLSPGHREAQAILDSDIRAGRGFTAVVAPPGMGKTSLLFDMLRRHARTTRSAFLFQTQCNPREFMRYLIAEFGFGIQKDDFVELNGLFQRMVLEEAQHGKHVILVVDEAQNLRPDVLEAIRLLSDFETPDSKLLHIVLSGQPELAEKLADPDLTQLRQRIAHLIRLEPLSEEEVQDYIRHRLEVAGYFGDPIFSARACRTIFQRSQGIPRIINNLCFNALSLGHALGNRLIDAAILAQVCSEMDFVVASRGLTDKDPRLVPETVEERAPAFLPKFDVVSEIRPPLVSVENKQEDEESVPYAKAAGIPGDFFPPSISPPLQVVPPVMTRNLPDEVQATVPRVADSGHYDSNEDDIQQRPTTVDVNALVNEFALLGMHAEDRRIVRKRKPPAAESSVVREPTPEPVIKPPTVENAPVLGPQIPIAPAPAAAQRPALVPVFLAWATDPVNRKYVLTAAFAFVLLMVWQISRWAEARPEAGHNTVLASPEGPALEAAPRIAGSVPDSQEPIKTTTPEPGPAISVGTPQIVSGEAEAAPPNHALSDQANVTAISQSVVDVIEEIGGAENGPPDFRFPRNLAGGVRSSGAERPVRTVEPVYPGAARLQQLEGSVELSAVIGEDGSLRHIRALNGNPLLAQAAMEAIKKWRYQPHRRADQASNVQITVNFKFARIDSSARN; encoded by the coding sequence ATGGCTATGTACCTTCAGTTCTATGGCTTGCGTGAGGAACCCTTTGGGGTGACTCCCGACCCGCAATTTCTTTATCTCAGCCCGGGTCACCGCGAAGCGCAAGCCATCCTGGATTCAGACATTCGCGCCGGACGTGGGTTCACGGCGGTGGTCGCCCCGCCCGGCATGGGCAAGACCAGCCTCTTGTTTGACATGTTGCGGCGGCACGCTCGCACCACGCGCTCCGCGTTTTTATTTCAAACGCAATGCAATCCCCGCGAATTCATGCGTTATCTGATCGCCGAATTTGGATTCGGCATTCAAAAAGACGATTTCGTGGAACTAAACGGTTTGTTCCAACGCATGGTCCTGGAGGAGGCACAGCACGGCAAGCATGTCATCCTGGTAGTTGACGAGGCGCAGAATTTGCGGCCGGACGTGCTCGAAGCGATACGTCTTCTTTCGGATTTCGAAACTCCAGACTCCAAGCTGCTGCACATCGTCCTTTCCGGACAACCCGAACTGGCGGAGAAACTGGCCGACCCGGACTTAACACAATTACGCCAGAGGATCGCGCACCTGATCCGGCTGGAGCCGTTGTCGGAGGAAGAGGTGCAGGACTATATCCGGCACCGTTTGGAAGTGGCCGGCTATTTCGGGGACCCAATCTTTTCAGCCAGAGCTTGCCGAACCATCTTTCAGCGCAGTCAAGGGATACCCCGCATCATCAACAATCTTTGTTTCAACGCCTTGTCCTTGGGCCATGCTCTGGGGAACCGGCTTATCGATGCGGCCATCCTTGCGCAAGTGTGCAGTGAAATGGATTTCGTGGTCGCGAGCCGAGGATTAACCGATAAAGATCCACGCCTCGTGCCCGAAACAGTTGAAGAGAGAGCGCCGGCTTTTTTACCGAAGTTCGATGTGGTCAGTGAAATCCGTCCACCACTGGTTTCCGTAGAAAACAAGCAGGAGGATGAAGAGTCCGTGCCCTACGCGAAGGCGGCGGGAATACCTGGAGACTTTTTCCCACCCTCAATTTCGCCGCCACTTCAGGTGGTGCCTCCTGTCATGACGCGCAACCTTCCAGACGAAGTGCAGGCGACTGTGCCGCGGGTAGCTGATTCGGGCCATTACGATTCCAATGAAGACGACATTCAGCAACGCCCGACGACCGTGGACGTCAATGCCCTGGTCAATGAATTTGCCCTTCTGGGAATGCACGCGGAGGACCGGCGAATAGTGCGTAAGCGGAAACCACCAGCTGCTGAGTCGTCCGTCGTACGTGAACCAACTCCGGAGCCGGTGATCAAGCCTCCAACAGTTGAAAATGCGCCAGTGTTAGGCCCGCAGATTCCGATCGCTCCCGCTCCAGCAGCGGCGCAGCGGCCTGCTCTGGTTCCTGTGTTTCTGGCCTGGGCCACTGACCCGGTAAATCGTAAGTATGTGCTCACAGCGGCTTTCGCTTTTGTGTTGCTCATGGTATGGCAAATCTCGCGATGGGCAGAGGCGCGCCCTGAGGCCGGACACAATACTGTCCTCGCCAGCCCTGAAGGACCGGCCCTTGAAGCTGCCCCGAGAATCGCCGGGTCGGTGCCGGATTCTCAGGAGCCGATAAAAACCACAACCCCTGAACCGGGCCCCGCGATTAGTGTAGGTACGCCCCAGATTGTGAGCGGAGAGGCAGAGGCAGCGCCGCCCAACCACGCGCTTTCAGATCAGGCGAACGTCACCGCAATTTCCCAGTCGGTGGTGGACGTCATCGAGGAGATCGGCGGGGCCGAGAACGGGCCACCCGACTTTCGTTTTCCCAGAAATTTGGCGGGCGGCGTAAGATCCAGCGGTGCAGAACGGCCGGTGCGCACCGTAGAACCAGTGTACCCGGGGGCAGCCAGACTGCAGCAGTTGGAAGGGTCGGTGGAACTGAGTGCGGTAATTGGGGAAGACGGGTCCCTGCGGCACATCCGCGCCCTCAACGGCAATCCGCTGCTGGCCCAAGCAGCGATGGAAGCAATCAAGAAGTGGCGCTACCAGCCACACCGGAGGGCTGACCAAGCCTCCAACGTGCAGATCACCGTCAATTTCAAGTTTGCCCGCATAGACTCCTCTGCCCGGAACTAA